From the Geminocystis sp. M7585_C2015_104 genome, the window GGATCATACTGGGTAAAGGTGACAAAGTGCAAAGGTTGTATCAACTGCCGCTCAAACCCATCAAAATCCGGCATGGTAAAGGCGTAACACAGTTGTCTAGCTCTGTCTGGCCGGAAATTGAAGAATATTATGCCATCCCCGGCGGTAACAGCCCCACTGGCTATTCTAGTAGGCTCAATGAATTCATCGGTAACACCCCTCCCATAAGACTCTTGCAACACCTCTACTGCCGTTTTGCCACAGCCCGGACCATCTATGGTATAAAGTTCATAAGCTTTCTGAGTGCGCTGCCAACGACAGTCCCTATCCATGGCATAATAACGACCACAGATAGTAACTATTTTCCCAACCCCTATTTTTTCTATGTGTTCTTGTATAGCTTTTACGTAATTCACTCCCTCAGTGGTGTTAGTGTCTCTCCCATCGGTGATGACATGGACACAGACTTCTCTAATACCCTGCAATTTAGCCAAATCCAGTAGGGCGAACAGGTGCTCAATATGAGAGTGAACACCACCGTCAGAACATAATCCCATTAGGTGTAGTTTTCCGCCACTTTGAGCCACCTTCTGACAGATTTCTACCAATGCCGGATTTTTGAAAAAGCTACCATCCTCCACAGCGTCGGAAATCCTAACCAATTCCTGTGGCACAACCCTCCCCGCACCTATGTTCAAATGCCCCACCTCTGAATTGCCCATCTGTCCCTTTGGCAATCCCACCGCCTTTCCTGACGCGTGAATCAGTGTATTTGGATATACTTCTAACAAACTATCCATTACTGGGGTGTTTGCCAGGGCGATGGCATTACCCTCCTTTTCTGGGCGGTATCCCCAGCCATCTAAGATTACTAGTACTACTGGTGCTACGGTCCCTTCAGTCATAAATAGGTCACCCAATAAACTGTAAAAATAGTTGCAATTTGATGATAACACTGATACCTTTTGGCCGTTAGGAAATTTCAATTCCACTTGACATTTGGCCAAATCCTCCCCTTGGCTTTTTCCCTTCGTAATAGGGAAATATTAAGAAAATATTAAAGCTATTGTTTGATAATAAGGGATAGGGGACAATTAGGCAAGT encodes:
- a CDS encoding 2,3-bisphosphoglycerate-independent phosphoglycerate mutase codes for the protein MTEGTVAPVVLVILDGWGYRPEKEGNAIALANTPVMDSLLEVYPNTLIHASGKAVGLPKGQMGNSEVGHLNIGAGRVVPQELVRISDAVEDGSFFKNPALVEICQKVAQSGGKLHLMGLCSDGGVHSHIEHLFALLDLAKLQGIREVCVHVITDGRDTNTTEGVNYVKAIQEHIEKIGVGKIVTICGRYYAMDRDCRWQRTQKAYELYTIDGPGCGKTAVEVLQESYGRGVTDEFIEPTRIASGAVTAGDGIIFFNFRPDRARQLCYAFTMPDFDGFERQLIQPLHFVTFTQYDPLLPVKVAFEPQSLKNILGEVVANAGLRQFRTAETEKYPHVTYFLNGGLEEPFPGEDRHLVPSPRVATYDLKPEMSAVEVTEVACEAIRKGIYSLVVINYANPDMVGHTGNLEATIKAIETVDTCLGKLIKTVNGMGGTLIITADHGNAEYMIDEDGNPWTAHTTNMVPLILIEGEKRKIPGHGGHVKLRENGKLADIAPTILQILQLPQPEEMTGVSLIEQPPYEVKVSRTPITIPF